Below is a window of Macadamia integrifolia cultivar HAES 741 chromosome 8, SCU_Mint_v3, whole genome shotgun sequence DNA.
GTTAGATGAGAGGATGCATAGGGATGgagattttcaaattttgaaaacttaACAACTGAGCATGAGAACAGTGGGTAAGGAAAGGGTTTCATAAATTACATTTCTCCAACAAAGGAAATAGGTGAAAGGGTAGATTTTCAAATTTCATGTTCAAATATTAATTCGTTTGCAATATTGAGGGGTGCTGAGGAGGATTTAACTACTAATTTTTGAGGAATCAAGAGTCAAACTACGCAAAATAATAGGGATGATTTGTTGGGGATAGAGGAAGGTAATAGTCCAGCTAGCTTCCATTTTCTTAAAGATAAGTTTGCTGATGTGGACAAGAGTCACCTTGGAAATTCCGTTGATGTGGGTTCGGATTAAGATAATTCAAAATAAGATTCCCATGAGGCTCGGGTTGGTGAGGGAGAATTtttgaaggaaaggaaaaagaaaaaagataagaaaatgaaaaagaagaagtctCCTCCTTCTAGGGAGGACTCTGTCTTGGATCTTGGAGTTGGAAGAGAAAGTGGTACTAAATGCCTCCTTATTTGATAATGAGGAGGTGATTGAACATGATGACAATATAAAGGAAGTGCAAGAATTGAGGCAAAAAGAGGAAAATCTTCATTGGGAAGACACTCAAGCCTCTGCTTGGCATAGGCAGAAAAGTCACCGCATTAGATTTGCcccttattttctttgttcAGCAGATTGAAAATTTTGACTTCCCTTGGACGTTTCTAGTGTTAGTTGGTTGTTGTTCCAGTTTTGATTTTTCAGCAATCCTTGTGTTGTTGGATTGTTCGGGGACTAACGCCTCTTGCTGGCATCCTTGCCTtgtaatttctttcttctttttttttttccccttccttgggGTTtaagatatttatttattcacaaaaTTTTTTTNNNNNNNNNNNNNNNNNNNNGGGGGGTGGAGCACGATACCCACATGAGCAGAGCTGCCCAGCTGGAATTTGTTATCATCACTAAATGATCTTTCCTCCTTCATCTACACCAACTGTCATAACATATTGGATACAGAGGCTAACCAAAACTCATGTTGTCTGAGCCTCAACTTATTGTGCATCATGCTTTCAATActctttccttttccattgTGCTGTAGATTTATCCCATTTTGGGAAAATTTCCACTTTACGGTCCAACCAGATATGCTTATCTAGTGGGACCATATAATTCTTCAATGTGGCAAGATGATGTGGTTGTCTTGGTTATAGCATAGAAAGGGCAATGTCTGAAGTGTCACATGTCTAAATCCCAaccacaataataataaaataacctCCCATGTATATCTGTGCACCCATTTATTTTCAACCATCCATGTATTATTGACATACATCCTCCTGTAATCCTCCAGCAGACCTGGATCTTCAAAGCTTCATTTTTCTACTCAGCCCACTCCAACTAGACTGGGACTTGACAGGCTTGAAGAGGACCTTGGCGTCTATGTGTTCACAAAATATGGGTCTTAGCTGACATGTGACATGGCATATCTTGTAGGATGACTGGAGCATTATGACATTTAATGTTGACTATATGTTACTTTCTGCAATTGAGATGGAATCTGATACATATGTTCACATACACGACCATTGGATTCTTTGGACTGGAAGGAACTGACTTGTTTTGATTGCTGTGTTCTTTGTGAAGCATGAAGCAGACACTTTTGAAATATACCAAGTGCATGGAACGTTCTGAAGCTTCTTTGGTTCAATATGAGCAAGAGGTAGTGATTTTTatacctaataaaaaaaatctgattttcttcctttttcactgGCCCAAGCTGTTTCTTTATATCATTTAGacatttaataaatttttagtTGTgatattaaaaaggaaaatcataaatgacCCCTATTGATTAGATACTGACTGAACTGAGCCTTTTCTCAGCTAAATGGCATTCCTACTACTGCTTATATAGAACACAGCAAATTATATGGTTAAAATATCCTCTGTATGGGTCTTATTGATACATAATAGAAAGTTACATCTGTCATACTAAATTATTTCTGGTAGTGCAATAGAAAATGCATTTCATATCAATCTGATTGCTAAATGGACAAGATCTTAATCTTTTTGGATATTGGCATTTCTGTATTTGGCTTAATCAGACTGACTACGAGAATTGATCTGGATAGAATCTGGCCCATTGACAGCCTTTATTCAAGAGGTTTCAAATAGTTCTATTTTCggggttttggtttgattaggGTTCCGAAATAGGGCTAAGACAAATGTTGTGCTATATGGTTTAGGCTATGAAATCCAAGAACAGGACCAAGTGTCAAGAAAGAATCACaagaaggggtttttttttgggatgaataagAAGGGTTTCTTTATTAGACTGAGTGTTATAAAAGAGCACTCTTATCAAATCCAGTTGTACCAAGAGTTAGTTAACaaagttcttgagttgagattTGAGTGTTTGATTATCCAGTAGATAAATAATCCAACTCTATGGCCATGGACTGTTGGCAACCCAAAGattcaataaataaaataagaggaTAACtcaataaccttgccaatgatTCCTATTATATCAAGGAGGACAACCCAATTTGCTTTCTGGTTGAACTGCTAGATGCTTCAGTATCAATTGTGCATTGGTATTTGTTAAAGGCAACAAAGAACTTTAAGGAAGAATGGGAAATGGTTTAAAACCTTAATGCCCATACCCTGACCTGATATTGTTACTAAAACACTTTAATATGTAACCTTTCTTGTTGCTTTGAAGGTTTGTGGGAAAATTTTCACACATCAAAATGAGATGACTACTTCATTTGCTTTGGATAGAAGATCTTTTTTGttagtatcagaaaaaaaaaaaaaaataataaaaaaagaagatactATTTGTCTTCAGAGATTTGCATTTAAGGTTGTCTGCATTGTGTGGTGTGGGCTTCCAATCCTGAAAATGGCTTTTATTCTCAATTTCCCATTTGCTTGTATGCTGTCTCTGGCATACACTGAGTATATTCATGCAATTCGCCAAATCACATATCTTGATGCATATTTAATAGTCTGTTGTCTTTTGATGGGTTCTTAAGATATCTTGGTGCTGCAGAGTAATGTTTCATATGAAATCTAATTACTGGCAAAGAATCTTGAAGCTTCTTTTTCCAGTCTATTGGGAATTCTTTTTATTGCTTACACTTattgtattctctctctctctctctctcttattactTTGATTACATATTTGAAATGCCTATTATAAAGTATATGATTTCTTGTTTATTTTGGGGATTGATACTCTTTACCATCCCTTTCTTTTTTGCATACAGAAGAAACAATCTGAGGAGGTTATCATTCTGAAAGATGAAATTGCAAAGCTGCAAATGGCACACATGTATGTGCTTTAAAGTTGTATCTGGTGTTCTTCTTCAATTTGCTTTGTGAATATAGATTGAAATATTTGTGTTTCCCATTGTTCTTGTTATTCATCTTTTGTAGGCACATGATGGGCAAGGAACTGAATGGCTTGAGCATAGAAGATTTGCAGCATCTGGAGCATCAATTAAGTCAAGGGATATTATCTGTGAAGGAGAGAAAGGTACTGCAAATTCTAAGAATCGGCAGTTCCATAACTTGCATGAAGTTTATTTAAAGACCTTTAAGAATTTTCCACAAGAAGCAAATGGGTTGTCAATGAGCTGGTCTGGGTAGGCTGATGCCTGGCGTGGGCCCCAGAGAAGCTCACAGTTTTAGGCTGAAGCCTAGTATGTGAATAGCGTAACAACCCTAAGCTTGCCCAATAAGCACAGTCAACAAGCTAGGTTTGGGTCTTAATTGGACCAGGCCCAAGTTGATTTTGTTTAATGGTCCATAGCCCAGTTAAGTCCTGCTTCCACAGGTTTCCAGGAGGGGTGCACTGGATTCAGTCTTCACCTTCAGCACTTTTAGCATGAAGTGGCTTCCGTCAGACTCAAATCTGCATCTTCTCACTAGCACCCTGAGGTTTTATGATCACACCATGTTATATCCCCTTCGAAGCCTACTTactttattatatatatatatatatatatgcaaactatatatacatatattagtTTGGAATAAATTcagttgactttttttttttggtaaataattcTTTAGACTTTAGCTATGCCATTTAGTTGAGTCGAGTTGAATTACTTTATGTGTCATGGCATTGGGCATTAAAATCCCCACTCATAGCCTTTAACTTTGAGGAAGGTATTAAAGTTTTACACATTAGGAACACAATTTTTGGAAGTATTTATTCATTTCTCTTTTAAATTATTAATATAGGTACTAACATGCATATAAATACTTTATTAATTATGTATAAAAGTGTTGAAGTTTAAGTTAGGCCAGCCTGATTCATTGAAAGCACTAGAAGCCGAAATATCACATCCTTACTTCGACAGTATCACATCAGTTAACATGTGGTTTCATGACCTTCACTGGGAATTCTAATGTTTCAGGAGCAATTACTGTTGGAACGGCTTGAAAAATCGACTTTACAGGTACATTATATTGCTCTACTTATTGGCATTTTATTGTGTTGATATGGTGTTTTCCTTTTGAGCATGTATGTTTCCACTCTCTCTTgcattctttctctttttaaagcAAATgcagaaagaaaatagaatgaCAACAAGAATTTACTCAAATCTTCTAGGATAGCATTTAAGCCCATTAGAGAGTTATGATGctgaggagagaaagagaattgtTTAATCTTGTAGATTCTGAGaacttttaaatttattttttggggataAGAGTATCTAGGCCTAGTAGAAAGTTATATTTCTATAATAAAAATAGAGAGGATCTAAGCCTTGTAGAGAAGTATCTAAGGTCCTCTGGTGTTTCTATTATGAGAATTGCATTTCAGGCGGTTGCTTGACTAAATTGCTCCTTGAAAATTTAGGAAATTCTTCCCCCGGGTCAATGCTCTCAAATAAATAATCCTTGCATCTTAGTTACGTTTCATGAAGATTACATATTTTACCATGCTGTTATAGCTTTAACACTGCCCAGTCTTAAAATTTTCTGATTTTGTTTTTCCTGCTattctggatttttcttttcaaggaAGGGGAACTGGGGCCCAAACCCGaaacaaaattttatattatgggcaggaaattttttaaacatCTGCCAGCATCCTGAGATTAGATGGTGAACATCTCTTTGTACAGCTTATGTCAAAATGGGAACATTCATACAGTTACAGAACTAAGCCCAACAGTCGGCTGTGTCATTTAGAAACGGTGTTTGACCCAAATTGAGAACATTTTGGTGATATTATTACTCAAAAGTGAAGGCAGCTGACATATTCAATTACATAGATGTATGTCCCTATAATAGTGGTAGCTTAAGTCCTTAAAACTTATCTTGCCACATGTTTTGTTAGAAGTGGCAATGGATCATGACCAGGTGTGTTCAGGTTGTGTCATGTTGAATTTTCCTCAACCTTGACATTACCTCTTAGTTACAGTATCAATATATTTAACCCTAAAACATCTTAATAAATGGGTTGTGTTTTTGTCAAGCAAGTGTATTTTTTCATGCCAATAGTTGTCTTGGTTTCTTTGTATTACCATATAATATAAACATTGGCTTAATTTTTGTGTCAGTGGGTCATGTTGGGTGGTGTTAGGTAGGTTCTTGTCATTTAACCTGTACTGTTAACAACTAGCAGTTATGCTCATGCACTTCTCTATTAAAGTTACTAAACTAGAATACTTTTGAAGAATTACTTTTTGCTTTCTCAGGAACAAAGAGCCATGATGGAGAATGAGACTTTACGCGGGCAGGcaagccaatttttttttttaatgatttctgATAGAAATTTCTCTTAAATTCTATTTGACACTTGTATAACTATTCTactttttcccataattttgTAGGTTAAAGAGCTTAAAGGTCTGCTACTGTCAACTGAACGTCCAATGCCAGCTTTTCTTGAATTTGAGCCTGTGGGAGGGAAATATGCTCTCGTAAAGCCTGATGTGATAAGTTCAAGTGTGGTTCATAATCGTGCAGTGGATAAGCAAGGAGATTCAGACACTTCGTTGCACTTGGGGTAATATTCTGTCCTTAATGTACATGTGTATGCATTTTATTTCTTGTGGGTGATAAATATTCAGCAGATTTTATTATCCTAAGAATACCAATGAGTATGAGCTTAAAAAAGCACCTGTTCTTTTGTTAATTATAAACCTCAGACTTTCTATGAGTATGCACTTGGTTCTTTTTGTTAATTATAGACCTCAGGTTCTCTATGAGTTTATAGTCtgaatttatttatgatttatttatgtCTAATGAGATCAAATGATAACAATGTGTCTTTACCAAGGTGTTTCTAGATAACAAACTACAACTGCTGTTTACATAGTTCCAATTGTTtcccccttttcctttttgaaactCACATTGCTCCAAGTCTAGCAGTTGAAAAATGAAGAGCATTTTGGAGTATGTGAGTTATTTGATCTGTTCTTTTGGAGCATGTGAGTTATTCCTCTGGTCTGTTCTTTAAGTAAATCTAGGGCCTGGAAGGTTGATCATGTAGAACTGTGTAAGATGTCTTGCTTCCTCTTATGACCACTGAATTAAGATACATAAAAGACTGTTGTCAGAAGTCAGAACTCTTTGCTACTTCAACATATTGTAAATTGCTCTGTACCAAGATTTGATCATTTacagaaaaatgaagaagcaCTTTATTAGTAGTCGATCTATGGGCATATACctgaaaaaagagaagatggaAGTTTATGAAGTGCACAATTCTCTGTTGAAAGTAGGGTATCAATGCCTCCATTGTAATTTGAAGCAGCCCAGCTTCAATGCTGTTTCCCACTTGTTAAACAATaacaattttaaaaaagaataacATTTTGAATATATTAACGCAATTTATATGCCATGAGAAgtatagatttttctttttgatgggTAAAGAAAAGTATAGCTGTTGTATCCTCTGACTAGATTATTCATTATGCTAAAAGGAATTATGCATAAGAGAATTAAGCAGCTCTATTCAGTTCTTATGCTACAAAATCAATTGCCTCGGGAAAAAATTATATGACAAAACCTTTATTCTTGAGGTGATCAAAGTTCTTATGAACTAGTACCCaaaaaagtgggggggggggtgagctAGTCGTAGGATCATTGGTCATGCAGTAtttatttctctcattttttgttGCTTGTATTTCATTTGCCTCTTTAAAGCATATAGGATTTGTCCCATGTCTCACACTAAGAAAGTGTTTTTTAGCTACCAATTTTGTGATCTTCTCTTATTCCctctattttgttttattaggtTGTCAAATGATGTTTTCCACAAGAGGAAAGCACCTGAAAGAGAATCTTGCTCCAACAATTCTGGGGCTAGAATGGCTTATCTTAATTCTTCCTTGAAGTGTCTTACCTCATCTTGTAATGAGTAACGCTGCTGGATACCTCGCGGTGTCCTCTGGTACTGGTTTAAAAGGCTAGAATTGAAACAGTGATCATAGAAAATATTGCAGTTCTCATTTACTTGTAGTTTTCTTAAATTGGGTGGCTTCTGGATCATCTGACAAGCTTTAGGTACTCTTTTTTTCTAAAGAGAGAAcacctgaatttttttttaggttgggCATGAAATATTAGTGTTATAGTGCATGTAGTTTGACTTATTTTGGAGTGATGTAGCCATTTATACTTATTTGGGTCTCTTAATTTTGGTGCATTGATACTTGTATTTGAGTTTCCATTAGCACTCAATTGCTTGTTGTGCAAATGCTTTGTTAGTTTATGGAATATAAAATGCTATTTTTGTAAATATCATTATCTCTTACAAATTTTCCACTTAATATAATCTAGTTATGAGAAGAGTATTTTCTAGTTAGACattaaatgaattacatagTAAATGGTCATGAGCCTTAAGAAATGAATTGATTCTGAAGACTCAGAACATGCCGTCACAATTTGTACCTCCCTATAGATTGAAGATGGTATCATCTTTTGTGGTCTCTACTTCAGAATCAGATTCATTAATTATTTGAAGATGTTTATATTGAACAGCCCTCTATTTTAATGATTGCTTATACACTACTGGAGCTCACAGTTTAGTCACTTGTTCATTTAAGAATTCAAAAAACACAGATTTTCACACCATGTTTACATGCTGCACTTATTTTTTTACTAAACATTCTTGTTGAGATGCAAAACTTTCAGCTTTTCTTCCAACTTCAACCATGACCTGCTCCACATCacctatttgtttatctgtttaTTGAGTTTGTgcccttgaaactaaccaaacATATTATGATGGTTGCTGTGCTGCTTCCATTCTCTTGCTAGTTTACTCTTTAGATTGTGGTGTGTTATCATCTCCAATGAATATTATTGGGGAAAATTATTGCTTGAAATGATTCGAGAATCAgcttaaataaatgaaagaacaaggaagaagattGATTCTAATGAACAATTTATAATGTACAATAAATGATTCCAAAAACAGTGAAATCTCCtcagaaataaaaaacaattagtCTAAGATTTCTACAATGGAATTCTATTAGGGCAATTCATGTATTAGTCTCTCTGTAGAATGAAACACATGCTCTGTTCTTATTGTATCCGTTGGCTGAGGCTAGCAAGTAAATCATTTCTCTCTAACATAATTTCCGAGAAAATCCGATTCACCTCCTCTTCAACATCCTCCAACAGCTTCCCCAATTTCTCCACTCTTCTTTGCAATTCCTTTGCCACTGCAATGTTTGATCCTCCACGAGTAACTGAAACAAGCTGAGCAACTCCATTATTCACCTCCCTTACCTCAAACAGACCTCCTTTCGCCATCATCTCTTCACAGACACAGATATGCAAACTCATCAAAGAAGAATTAGGGAACCCACTAATTGAATTCCTGAGCTTCAAGCATGATTCAGTGTCTCCGCATAGATTTGAAGCCACAACACCACATACCCAAAAGCCGATGACCTTCAATACTGCCATAGCTTGACAAACAATCCGTTCTTTCCCGGAGGAACAATTCTCTGCCTCCCCTGTTCTGACTtcattctcttctccttcccagTTCTTGATGGAACCAAGTGGCTGAATTGCTTTCATTTCAAGGGAAGGTGAATTCCCCCGAAGGCTCAGGGCATGAGAGAGTGACATTCGAGCTTGACCCAGATGGGAAACAGAGGAGGTTATGGAGTTAAGGAGGTCAAGCAATTTCAAGGTGACTCTGAGATACTCATCGACAGAAAGGGCCTCCCATCTATTCATTGGGTAGTTGATATCTAGTATGAGTTTCCTAAATGATTTGTTCATGCTAGGAAGAAGCTGCAAACATTGCTGAATCCATGTCAAAGTCAGGATATCTGATCTGGATTTGGAAGATAAAGAGAACTGATTCAGGCATGTCAAAATCTCGGATTCGAAAGCTTGTAGAGAAGCAGAAAATGCTTCTTCTTGTTGGTGGCTGTGGTGATTGTCCATTTTGGAGGAGTGATTGTAAGAACGGGCTAAGAGAAACATGAGACGAGCAGAGAGTAATAAAGGATTTGATTTGGATTATTCAGTTTGTGGGTTGAGCTTATATAGGTTGGACTTTGGATTCTGACAAGGAAAACCAGGAGAGATGAGTTGAGTTTTGTTGAGCACTGACCATTGGAAGGCTTCAAAAATGAGAAGTTCCTGGCGGTGGTCAAATGTGCTTATCTCTTCTGCATTTTATTTGCTGCTCACGCAATGTCCCAAGGAAGATACCTGTGAGGACCAAGGACAGCAGTTCACTTGCCCGTTTACGAAAATGCCCTTGGACTAGGCCAATCAATATAGACTATAGAatatagaaaatggagaaaagaatcCTGCCCTGTATCTCTACGCACACAGGTGAACTCAAAAAGACCTTGCAGCCCCTCTTCCCACAGATGTCTCTGCGAGAAGCTGGTGCTGCCGTCATGCATGGGGACAGGTTTATCTTTCCCAATAGAATATAGAATATAGAGAGGGGGTTCACATATTGAGCTTTGCTCTGCCTGAACCTGTGGATGAAGGATGGAAGCATATCCTCTAGGGTGATGCCCATTGAGAAGCGTGGTAAACGTGGGAGACACACGGCTTAATGGGTCTCCAGCTGTACCGTGGGCTCCACTCCATATACAGTGGGGTTACACCCATTTATTGGAGTGGTATCCACTGTATACTGGTTACCCACTGATTCTGATCAATGTTGGTCAGCTGTGTACAGAAAGCCCACTCTTAAATAGGATGTTTCGGATTCGAGCCTCTTGACTATTATCCACTTCTCCTCTATTTATCAGAAGAAAAAACTGGTTCTATAATCTTATAACTAGTTTTCACTGAAAATACAAaagcataaaataaataatgaacatTATAATTATATGTTTTTCTTCCCGACAGTAGGTTATCACTGCACACAAGGGTTCATCTGGATTCAAACTAAGTAAATgatacccccaaaaaaattttttgtaCACCAAATTCATAAGAGGAAGGGTTGCCTGGATATTGTCTATCCCTTGAAGCAGGTCAAAGATTACAATCCCTCAAACTTACACTAAATTTTATGGGAAAAGTTTTTTTTGTCCGCCGTGAAGAAAAATCTAGGGTCATGATTACTCTCTTCTTATTTGTTGGAAGTCCTTAACTATTTCTTCACATCCATCCTACCACAATCATAGCTATAGGTGAAAAAATCCCTCCTTCCTTCACCGCTGTTTGAAAAAAATTACCTCCTAATTTTATGATGTTTCCATTGTACACACTCTGATAGCCCACAAGTTTAAAAAGCATACAAGATTTAGCTTCATAAGAAATAATCTTTTTTGCCACTGAGATTATACCTTTTTAGGGAATTTTATATTACAACAATTGAGGAAGGTGGTAGACATGATGGGCTTTCGTTTTCTATGGGTTTAAcaaaaataatgtttttttaGGATTAAGATGATGACTATaacaattaggagaagaaaatccTGGTTTCTTAAAAAGCAAAAGATAATATAATAAGATATGGAGCAACTTGCtcttagaagtttcttgggtatTCTTGGGTTCTGAGaattcaat
It encodes the following:
- the LOC122085671 gene encoding MADS-box transcription factor 23-like yields the protein MGRGRVEMKKIENTTSRQVTFAKRRAGLLKKARELSVLCDSEIALIIFSSTGKLFEFSSSCMKQTLLKYTKCMERSEASLVQYEQEKKQSEEVIILKDEIAKLQMAHMHMMGKELNGLSIEDLQHLEHQLSQGILSVKERKEQLLLERLEKSTLQEQRAMMENETLRGQVKELKGLLLSTERPMPAFLEFEPVGGKYALVKPDVISSSVVHNRAVDKQGDSDTSLHLGLSNDVFHKRKAPERESCSNNSGARMAYLNSSLKCLTSSCNE
- the LOC122086800 gene encoding protein BPS1, chloroplastic-like — protein: MDNHHSHQQEEAFSASLQAFESEILTCLNQFSLSSKSRSDILTLTWIQQCLQLLPSMNKSFRKLILDINYPMNRWEALSVDEYLRVTLKLLDLLNSITSSVSHLGQARMSLSHALSLRGNSPSLEMKAIQPLGSIKNWEGEENEVRTGEAENCSSGKERIVCQAMAVLKVIGFWVCGVVASNLCGDTESCLKLRNSISGFPNSSLMSLHICVCEEMMAKGGLFEVREVNNGVAQLVSVTRGGSNIAVAKELQRRVEKLGKLLEDVEEEVNRIFSEIMLERNDLLASLSQRIQ